CTTTTGGCGCGCACGCTCTTGCTTGCGCTTCATGGCTGCCATGCTGCGCTGACGGCCACCTTCGCCATTCAGTGCCTGGTTCAGCGACAGTTTGCCGGAACGGCGATTGTCGTCGCGTGCGCCCTTGCCGCGGCTGTCGCGGTCATTGGCACGGTCAGGACGGTCACGATCGGATTTGCGCGGACCACCGGCGGCAACGCCCTTGGTTTCGGCACGTGCAGCGGCAGCTTCGATGGCAGCCTGATCGGGTGCCGCAGCCTTGCCGCGTTCGTCCTTCTTGGGCGCTTCCTTCTTCGGAGCATCCTTCTTGCGCGCGGCCTCTTCGGCTTCGCGGGCGCGGCGGGCCTCTTCTTCGGCCTTGGCCTTCATGGCCTCTTCGCGTTCGCGCTCTTCGCGTGCCTTGGCTTCGATTTCGGCGCGACGGCGCTGGCGCTCTTCCTCGCGGGCCTTTTCCTGGGCTTCGCGGGCTGCAGCCTCTTCGGCTTCACGGGCCTTGGCCGCCGCAAGTGCCTTCAGGCGGCGCTCCATCTCGGCTTCGCTAATACCTGCAGGCCGCTTGGAGGGATCGCTGGCATGTTTCGAGACCAGAGGCGATTTTGCTTTGTCGACAGCCCCACCCGCCGCAGTGCCCGCCTTGGGGACGACCACCCGCTTGCGCTTGGTCTCCACGACCACACTCTTGGTGCGTCCGTGGCTGAAACTCTGTTTGACCTGACCCGAGCGGCCGCTGCCGCCGAGGCCCAGGGTCTTCTTTCCGTCTTTGTCGCTCATCTGCGTCTTCATTCCTTCCCGATGGCCGTATTACCACCGTCATGCCCGCGCAGACCCGTCAGTCTGCCGGCTTCCAAGATCACCTTGTCCGTCAGGCCACTCGCCGCAAGCGCGCCGTGTATGACATGATCACGCCCGAAGGACAAACCCAATTCTGATGCGGTCAGGCAGCCGAACCAGCGTCCGCCCGTGGGCGTCCACAGTTTGCCCTTTCCGCGTTCCGAGCCGTCGCTGGCCTGAAACAGTACCTTTGCACGGCCTTCTGCCAGCCAGCCTTTGACTTTCTCGAAGCCGGCCACCGCCCGGCCCGATTTCCGGGTGAGCGAGATCAGTTCCACGACACGTCTGGCAACGCCTGCCTCGACAAGATCCACCAGATCGGCCGGGACCTTCACCTGTGTCTTCGCCGCGCGCGAGAAAAGCCCCTTCGCGCTGGCCTTTTCAAGGGCCGCACGATCGGCGGCCACCCAGATTCCGCGGCCCGGCAGCTTATGGGCCAGATCGGGCACGATTTCGCCATCGGGCCCGACAACAAAGCGGATCAGCCCAGCCTTGTGCTGGACCTCTCCGGTCGCGATGCAGCGCCTTTCGGGCTCATCATTGAACTTTCTGCGACCACCTCGGCTCAAGCCGGTCAGATCCGGGGCGGTCAGGCCCCGGCCTCCGTGTTGTCTTCGCCCATTTCGACGGCCTCGGCCGCATCACCCGCTTCGGTTTCCTCCTCGGCGGTCTCGAGTTCGGCGGGATCAACCCAACCCAACAGGATGCGCGCGGTCATCACCATGGTTTGTGCCTCTTCGAGACTGATATCGAACGGTTCAAGCAGGCCGTCGTCCTTGACGCGCTGTCCGTTGACGGTCGTCCAGCCACCGGCCAGTTCCCAGTCAGCGCAGGTCGCGAAATCTTCCAGCGTCTTGATGCCGTCCTTGGCCAGTGCCTCTACCATCTGGGGTGTGAGCCCCTCGAATTCAATAAGGCTGTCCTCGGCACCCAGGGCGCGGGCGTTGTCCAGAGCCGCCTTGTTGCGCGCCTCGAGAACGTCGCGGGCACGGGCCTGAAGCTCCTGGGCGGTGCCTTCATCCACGCCGTCGATCGAAAGCAGCTCGTCCTGTTCGATATAGGCAACCTCTTCCAGATTGGTAAAGCCTTCGGCGACCAGAAGCTGGGCGAAGAACTCGTCTAGGTCCAGCGCGTCCATGAACAGCGCGGTGCGGGCGTTGAATTCGGCCTGACGACGTTTGGATTCTTCTTCCTCGGTGAGGATGTCGATGTCCAGACCGGTCAACTGGCTGGCCAGGCGGACGTTCTGCCCACGGCGGCCGATGGCAAGACTCAGCTGTTCGTCGGGGACGACAACCTCGATCTTTCCGGCCTCTTCGTCGAAGACGACCTTGGCAACCTCGGCGGGCTGCAGCGCGTTCACCAAGAAGGTGGCGTGATCTTCATTCCACGGAATGATGTCGATCTTTTCGCCCTGCAGTTCGCCGACAACGGCCTGCACGCGGCTGCCGCGCATCCCGACGCAGGCACCGACAGGATCGATGCTGTTGTCATGAGAGATCACCGCAATCTTGGCGCGGCTGCCCGGATCGCGGGCCACGGCCTTGATCTCGATGATGCCGTCATAGATTTCCGGCACTTCCATCTTGAACAGTTCCGCCATGAACTGCGGATCGGTGCGCGACAGGAAGATCTGCGGCCCACGGGTCTCGCGGCGCACATCCTTGACATAGGCGCGGATGCGATCGTTGGGGCGATAGCTTTCGCGACCGATCTTTTCGTTGCGGCGCAGGATGGCCTCGCCACGGCCGACATCGACGATGATGTTGCCGTATTCCTCGCGCTTGACGATGCCATTGATGATCGTGCCGGCGCGATCCTTGAATTCTTCGTATTGACGGTCACGTTCGGCTTCGCGCACGCGCTGCAGGATGACCTGCTTGGCCGATTGCGCCGCGATGCGGCCCAGTTCGACCGGCGGCACCTCGTCCACGATCTCGTCGCCGACCTTGGGGTCGGCCAGATAGGGGCGCGCCTGTTCTACCGTCAGCTCGGCCTGATAGTTTTCGACCGCGTCATCCTCGACCACGGTGCGGATCCGGGTGAAGGTCGCATTCCCGGTCCGGCGGTCGATCTTGACCCGAATGTCCATTTCGGCGCCGTAGCGCGACTTGGCGGCACGGGCGAGGCTGTCTTCCATTGCTTCGATGACCAGTTCGGGGTCGATCATCTTCTCGCGTGCAACGGCTTCGGCCGTTTGCAGCAGTTCCAGCTGGTTGGCAGAGGTGATTGCCATCACTTACTCCTTGGCATCGGCGTCATCTGCGCCTTCGTTTTCTTCGGTTTCGATCGCGTCGAATGCGCTTTCGTCCAGATTGTCTATGGCGATGCCGGCCTCTTTCTTCTGGCGCAGCATTTCGCGAATCAGGTCCTCGGTCAGAACCAGCTTGGCATCAGAGAGCCAGTCGAAATTCAGACCGATGGTCTGCGTCTCGCCGCCCTCGTCAATATTGAGAAGGACTTCCTCGCCCTCGACGCCGGTCAGCACGCCTTTCCAGCGCTTGCGACCGTCGATGGCCTGGTTGGTTTCCAGTTTGACCTCGTACCCCTCAAAGGTCTCGAAATCCTTCAGCCGCGTCAGCGGGCGGTCGATTCCGGGGCTGCTGACCTCAAGATGATAAGCATCTTCAATGGGGTCTTCGACATCCAGGGTGGCGCTGACCGCGACAGAGATCTGGCCGCAATCATCGACATTGATGCCGCCTTCGGGCCGATCGGCCATGATTTGCAGCGTGGCTGTCTTGCCGCCCTGCAAGCGCACACGGACCAATTCGAACCCCAGGTCCTCGATCACGGGGGTGATAATCTCGGCCAGGCGCCGGTCAATGGCGGTCTTGGCGATCAGATCGTTTGACATGGGATCCTTCCGGATATGAAAAAGGGCCCTCAGCGGGGCCCATGCGTAAACCTTCGGTGGGCAGGGGGTGGAAGCCTGCTCCGCTGTTGATCTGCATATAGACCTGCATGGCGATAAATGCAAGCATGCTGCATGTCGCGCCGCCGAAACAGGCGATCGCGGCATTTCACAGCAAAGCCGAATGACAAAGTTCAGATAGTTGATGACCCGTATTGATGTTGCCATTCCGCCCGGCGCCGCGACCGGCTGGGCTCCGATTTTCCGACTGGGCCATCTGGCCGCAGATGTTTTCGGCGGAAAGATCGTTCATTACCCCACCGATTATCCCGGCAAGCTTCAGAAGGCCTGGGGCCTGCGCCCGCGCAGAAGCGGGGGCGAGGACGCCGGTCTGCTGGCCCTGCTGTTCGGTCCCTCGGATATTTCCAAGTTGCGCCAGAGCATGGCGTTCCGCCAGGGCTATCGCTTCGTGATCGGCTGGATCATCGATTCCTTCTGGGAAGACCGGAACGTGCGTGGAATCGATTTCAACGGCATCGACCTGCTGTGCATCATCCGTCGCGACGAAGAGGATTATTACCGCCGTCAGGTCGGAGACCGGGTTCTGTCGCTGAACTGGGGCAGCGATGTTCTGGGCCTGGGCAACGGGCAGGGGGATCGGCCGGTCGACCTGCTGCGTCTGGGTCGGCAGCCCGAAGACTGGGATGACGATGCCCGCAGCGCCGAAATGGCCGATAAATTCGGGCTGAGCTTTGCCGGTCGGCCGCCGCAACTGCCTGATCCGGTCGAGAATCAGCGTGGCATCATGCAGGCCTATGGCAGCGCGAAATATCTGGTCGCGCATTCGAATCTGACCTCGGTCGAGCCCAATACCCACAAGACCAAGGAATATATCACCGGGCGCTGGACCGATGCGCTGGCCGCGGGATGTTCGGTCGCCGGGGTGCAGCCGCGCAATGACAGCAGCTACCGCGATCTGCTCTGGCCGGGCGCGACGCTGGAATTCGACCGTGTGGATCTGCGCCACAACATGGCGGCGGTGGCCGAGGCCGTTGCTGCATGGTCACCCCGACAGGCCGAACTGAATTACCGCATGTCGCTGCAACGACTGGACTGGCGCCACAGTCTCAAGCGTATCGCCGACCGGATGTCCGTCTCTTCGCCGCGGCTTGAGGCCGAATTGCAGGAAATCGCGGATCGCAGCGCGACTTAACCGGCGCGCTGGTGGTCATTGTCGCGGATCATGTCCATCACCCGCACCAGTTCTGCGGCAATGCGGGGTTCCGACAAGGCATGGCCCGAGGCGGGCACGAAGTTCAGCTCGCATCGGGTCCATCCATCGGCAAGCTCATAGGCCGAGACCGGCGGGCAGACCATGTCATAGCGTCCTTGCACGATCACGGCGGGCAGATGTTCGATCCTGTGCCGGTCGCGCAACAGCTGGCTTTCCTCCAGGAAACAGCCGTTCGTGAAATAGTGATTCTCCAGCCGCGCAAAGGCACGGGCGTATTCGCTGGGGGCGCTGCTGCTGGGCGATGACTGAAGCCCGGCCAATGCGTTTTCCCACATCAACCAGGGCAGGGCAAAGCGCGCCTGCCGTCCGGTATCCTCGCTGAACAGCCGGCGGTGATAGGCGGCGATCAGATCATCGTGTTCCGATTCTGGAATCGGATCCAGAAACTGCGCCCAGAGATCGGGAAAGAACCGCCCTGCGCCGCCGCCATAGAACCAGTCCAGTTCGGACTGGCGCGCCAGGAATACGCCGCGCAACACCAGCCCCGAGGCATGCTCGGGGTGGGCCTGTGCATAGGCCAGCGCCAGTGTCGCCCCCCAACTGCCGCCAAACAGGATCCATTTGTCGATTTCCAGCTTCTGCCGGATCAGGCAGATGTCGGCGATCAGATGCTGCGTTGTATTGGCCTCGACCGAGGCCGCGGGGCGCGACCGGCCGCAGCCGCGCTGGTCGAACAGGATGACACGGTAATAGGCGGGGTCGAAAAACCGTCTCATATAGGGACTGCAACCTCCGCCCGGGCCGCCGTGCAGCACCAGAACGGGGCGGCCCTTGGGGTTGCCATATTGCTCGACGTAAAGGCGATGCCCATCACCGACATCAAGCAGGCGACTGTCAAAGGGATCGCCTGCCGGATGCAGACGTTGTTGCGATGTCGAGATTTGCCCTGCCATTCTATCCATTGGGCGATTATAGAACGAAGCCGAACCGGCCGCCAGAAGGACCGACGCATGACAAGCATAGACCCCGCAGAAATCGCGAAATTCGAAGCCATGGCTGCCGAATGGTGGGACCCGGCGGGCAAGTTCAAGCCGTTGCACATGATGAACCCGGTGCGGCTGGACTATATCATCACCCAGATCTGTGCCGAATTTGATCGTGATCGCAATGGGCTGCGCGCCTTGAAGGGCTTGCGGATACTGGATATCGGCTGCGGCGGGGGGCTGGTGTCCGAGCCCATGGCGCGGCTGGGGGCTGATGTGGTTGGCGCAGATGCTGCCGAGGGCAATATCGCCGTGGCGCAGGTTCATGCGGACCAGCAGGAGCTTGCCATCGACTATCGCGCCACCACTGCCGAGAGCCTGCGTGACGATGGCGAGACCTTCGACGTGGTTCTGGCGCTGGAAATCGTTGAACATGTCGCCGACCCTGCGGCCTTCATCGCGACCTGCCGTGATCTGGTGCGCCCCGGCGGGCTGGTAATTCTGTCGACGATCAACAGAACGGCCAAAAGCTTTGGTGCGGCGATCATTGGCGCGGAATGGATCATGCGCTGGTTGCCCAGGGGCACGCATGACTGGCAACGTTTCATCACGCCCGACGAACTGGCGCAGATGTCGTCCGGGGCGGGACTTGCCGTCGCCGATGCGCGGGGGATGGTTTTCAACCCGATTACCTTCGGATGGAAACTGTCTGACCGCGATCTGTCGGTGAATTACATCCTGACCGGACGGCGCGAGACCTAGTCAGCCTCGCCCTCCAGCCGGACGCGCAACTCGCGCAGCACCGGCAGCGCCCCGCGCACCCTGTCTGCGCCGATATCGCGCACGACCTCGGCGATCAGCGGCATGAAGGCCGCGATTGCCGTGTCCCGCGCGGCCCGACCCGCAGGGCTGATCGAGACGAACTTGCGCCGCGCGTCATCCCAATCGGGTCGAATATGAATGTGACCGGCCCATTCCAGCCGTGACAGCGTGTTGGTCATGGCTCCGCGTGTGACATGGAAGGCCTGTGCCAATTGGGCGGGCGTGCGCTCTTCATTGACATGGGCCAGAAGATTCAGCACCGAAAAATGCGAAATCTGCATCCCGCGCGGCAAGGCCTTGCTGATCAGGTTTCGTGACAGCTGATCGGCAATCAGGACTTCGGCAAACAGGCTCGCGGCGAGCCTGTCGGTCGAGGGCTGTTTGTCATTGCGGGTTGCAGGTTGTGTCATCGGGTCTTCGGGCCGGTGAAGGCGCGGTCATGTGTCAGGGACGGAATGCGAGACCGTGCCCTGTCAACTGCCCCAAGGTCAAGATGAACCATTGAAACTCCCGGTGAAATTCCCGCATCCAGCAGGACCTTCCCCCAGGGATCGACGACCAGGGAATGTCCGTGGCTCTGGCGCGGCTGGCGATTCGGGCTGTGCGGTGCGGCATGGGTGCCGCATTGGGCGGGTGCCAGGACGAAACAGCCGTTCTCGATCGCCCGCGCGCGCAGCAAGGGCTCCCAATGGGCCTGTCCGGTTGTCGGGCTGAAGGCCGATGGAACGGTCAGGATTTGCGCACCGGACTGGGCCAGAGTCCGATACAGATAGGGGAAGCGCAGATCATAGCAGATCGTCATGCCGACCGGCACATGCGCCACCCGCGCAAGAACCGCCCGATCACCGGGACGATAGGCGGCGCTTTCGCGATATTGCTCGGTATCGGAAATCGTGACGTCGAACATATGCAGCTTGTCATAGCTGGCAATGATGCCGCCG
This is a stretch of genomic DNA from Paracoccus seriniphilus. It encodes these proteins:
- the pip gene encoding prolyl aminopeptidase, yielding MDRMAGQISTSQQRLHPAGDPFDSRLLDVGDGHRLYVEQYGNPKGRPVLVLHGGPGGGCSPYMRRFFDPAYYRVILFDQRGCGRSRPAASVEANTTQHLIADICLIRQKLEIDKWILFGGSWGATLALAYAQAHPEHASGLVLRGVFLARQSELDWFYGGGAGRFFPDLWAQFLDPIPESEHDDLIAAYHRRLFSEDTGRQARFALPWLMWENALAGLQSSPSSSAPSEYARAFARLENHYFTNGCFLEESQLLRDRHRIEHLPAVIVQGRYDMVCPPVSAYELADGWTRCELNFVPASGHALSEPRIAAELVRVMDMIRDNDHQRAG
- a CDS encoding RNA-binding protein — protein: MSRGGRRKFNDEPERRCIATGEVQHKAGLIRFVVGPDGEIVPDLAHKLPGRGIWVAADRAALEKASAKGLFSRAAKTQVKVPADLVDLVEAGVARRVVELISLTRKSGRAVAGFEKVKGWLAEGRAKVLFQASDGSERGKGKLWTPTGGRWFGCLTASELGLSFGRDHVIHGALAASGLTDKVILEAGRLTGLRGHDGGNTAIGKE
- the ubiG gene encoding bifunctional 2-polyprenyl-6-hydroxyphenol methylase/3-demethylubiquinol 3-O-methyltransferase UbiG; the protein is MTSIDPAEIAKFEAMAAEWWDPAGKFKPLHMMNPVRLDYIITQICAEFDRDRNGLRALKGLRILDIGCGGGLVSEPMARLGADVVGADAAEGNIAVAQVHADQQELAIDYRATTAESLRDDGETFDVVLALEIVEHVADPAAFIATCRDLVRPGGLVILSTINRTAKSFGAAIIGAEWIMRWLPRGTHDWQRFITPDELAQMSSGAGLAVADARGMVFNPITFGWKLSDRDLSVNYILTGRRET
- a CDS encoding MarR family winged helix-turn-helix transcriptional regulator, which gives rise to MTQPATRNDKQPSTDRLAASLFAEVLIADQLSRNLISKALPRGMQISHFSVLNLLAHVNEERTPAQLAQAFHVTRGAMTNTLSRLEWAGHIHIRPDWDDARRKFVSISPAGRAARDTAIAAFMPLIAEVVRDIGADRVRGALPVLRELRVRLEGEAD
- the rimP gene encoding ribosome maturation factor RimP, with the protein product MSNDLIAKTAIDRRLAEIITPVIEDLGFELVRVRLQGGKTATLQIMADRPEGGINVDDCGQISVAVSATLDVEDPIEDAYHLEVSSPGIDRPLTRLKDFETFEGYEVKLETNQAIDGRKRWKGVLTGVEGEEVLLNIDEGGETQTIGLNFDWLSDAKLVLTEDLIREMLRQKKEAGIAIDNLDESAFDAIETEENEGADDADAKE
- a CDS encoding carbon-nitrogen hydrolase family protein, whose product is MTVGLLQLNVGDDPLANLGQTIPLIRQAAGKGARFVLTPEATNILSPDRKWQAKVLHTQDSDPTLAALRVEARTAGIWLLIGSLALKADDGGDRFVNRSFLIGPDGGIIASYDKLHMFDVTISDTEQYRESAAYRPGDRAVLARVAHVPVGMTICYDLRFPYLYRTLAQSGAQILTVPSAFSPTTGQAHWEPLLRARAIENGCFVLAPAQCGTHAAPHSPNRQPRQSHGHSLVVDPWGKVLLDAGISPGVSMVHLDLGAVDRARSRIPSLTHDRAFTGPKTR
- the nusA gene encoding transcription termination factor NusA → MAITSANQLELLQTAEAVAREKMIDPELVIEAMEDSLARAAKSRYGAEMDIRVKIDRRTGNATFTRIRTVVEDDAVENYQAELTVEQARPYLADPKVGDEIVDEVPPVELGRIAAQSAKQVILQRVREAERDRQYEEFKDRAGTIINGIVKREEYGNIIVDVGRGEAILRRNEKIGRESYRPNDRIRAYVKDVRRETRGPQIFLSRTDPQFMAELFKMEVPEIYDGIIEIKAVARDPGSRAKIAVISHDNSIDPVGACVGMRGSRVQAVVGELQGEKIDIIPWNEDHATFLVNALQPAEVAKVVFDEEAGKIEVVVPDEQLSLAIGRRGQNVRLASQLTGLDIDILTEEEESKRRQAEFNARTALFMDALDLDEFFAQLLVAEGFTNLEEVAYIEQDELLSIDGVDEGTAQELQARARDVLEARNKAALDNARALGAEDSLIEFEGLTPQMVEALAKDGIKTLEDFATCADWELAGGWTTVNGQRVKDDGLLEPFDISLEEAQTMVMTARILLGWVDPAELETAEEETEAGDAAEAVEMGEDNTEAGA